Proteins from one Nicotiana tabacum cultivar K326 chromosome 23, ASM71507v2, whole genome shotgun sequence genomic window:
- the LOC142177047 gene encoding secreted RxLR effector protein 161-like, with the protein MELITELVLSGSKPTTTPMECNQRFTTVEYYQHTNWKEYEKLADVRPYQRLVGKLLYLTITRTDLCCIVHVLSQFMHCPKKSHMEATVRVVRYIKGAPGLGLLMISKQSTKLRAFCDRDWASCPVSSRSMTGYGMKLENSLVSWKSKKQCAISRSLAEIEYMSMAIGVSEILWLKGLYK; encoded by the coding sequence ATGGAGCTGATCACTGAACTTGTACTGTCAGGCTCAAAACCAACAACTACACCAATGGAGTGCAATCAAAGATTCACTACTGTGGAATATTATCAACACACAAACTGGAAGGAATATGAGAAGTTGGCAGATGTAAGACCATATCAAAGGTTAGTTGGGAAGTTGTTGTACCTTACTATAACAAGGACAGACCTATGTTGTATAGTACATGTGCTAAGCCAGTTCATGCATTGCCCTAAGAAATCACACATGGAAGCAACAGTCAGAGTTGTTAGATACATCAAAGGTGCCCCAGGATTAGGCTTGTTAATGATCTCCAAACAATCTACAAAACTCAGAGCTTTTTGTGATAGAGACTGGGCATCTTGTCCAGTCTCTAGCAGATCAATGACAGGTTATGGGATGAAACTGGAAAACTCTCTAGTGTCCTGGAAATCAAAGAAGCAGTGTGCAATTTCAAGAAGCTTAGCAGAAATAGAGTATATGAGTATGGCAATAGGAGTTTCAGAAATCCTATGGTTGAAAGGATTATACAAATAA
- the LOC107776801 gene encoding PHD finger-containing protein 1-like yields the protein MCIYFWVLKFLPTMATICLQCGDKGFSNAFVFCVECLEVAVHRYCLNKIPETFDEYVCWVCDDCEAKVPKHIEKCPEIDFVEHSLLGGDSEGRKISEKEKCDPTYVIDKKDVTARVISSSEQLQARTDCIERTQLTDLSPLPTGIDCSPAEMVGQRLQPCISEQPREANTQLDAMGDCSVITEKGSIFSSNDCHGRESKRDRRSTPENRTALNGDASQSLKGELPKDFIHGVHEQAQPVYDPIWRGGFNIWNKKYEKFGGLVAHLSVKACQKVFEEAKLFPPLLRLEMLPKSDIWPKSFNTSEPSDDNIAMYFFPLDARHVGDFDHLVEEMIGEQLALRAVVTNAELLVFTSTELPLLHWRFQGKHYLWGIFRAKQDSSSSQMVSNGIKSMMLQTPGNVLDVRDKINLVKAKNWGAESPMSPLSNSASLASSNS from the exons ATGTGCATTTATTTCTGGGTCCTTAAATTTCTTCCAACCATG GCGACAATATGTCTACAGTGTGGTGACAAAGGATTCTCTAACGCCTTTGTTTTCTGTGTAGAATGTTTAGAAGTTGCTGTGCATCG ATACTGCCTCAATAAAATTCCGGAAACATTTGATGAATATGTATGTTGGGTTTgtgatgattgtgaggcgaagGTGCCGAAACATATCGAGAAATGTCCCGAGATTGATTTTGTAGAGCATAGTCTTTTAGGAGGTGATAGCGAAGGTAGGAAGATTAGCGAGAAGGAGAAATGTGATCCTACTTATGTGATAGATAAGAAAGATGTAACAGCACGAGTAATTAGCTCTTCGGAGCAATTACAAGCAAGAACTGATTGCATTGAACGAACTCAATTAACTGATCTTTCTCCCTTGCCAACTGGGATTGATTGCTCACCTGCCGAGATGGTTGGGCAAAGACTTCAACCTTGTATTTCCGAGCAACCTCGTGAGGCAAATACTCAGCTCGACGCAATGGGTGATTGTTCTGTCATCACTGAAAAGGGGAGTATATTTTCGTCTAATGATTGTCATGGAAGGGAATCAAAAAGAGATAGGAGATCGACACCTGAAAATAGAACTGCTCTAAATGGAGACGCTTCTCAATCTTTGAAAGGCGAACTGCCAAAAGATTTTATACATGGTGTCCATGAACAAGCACAGCCTGTTTATGATCCTATTTGGAG GGGTGGTTTTAATATATGgaacaaaaaatatgaaaaatttggCGGACTTGTAGCTCACCTATCAGTCAAAGCATGCCAAAAGGTTTTTGAAGAAGCAAAATTATTTCCTCCTTTGCTTCGCCTGGAAATGCTTCCGAAATCTGATATATGGCCTAAGAGTTTCAATACATCAGAACCCTCTGATGATAACATTGCAATGTATTTCTTTCCTTTGGATGCGAG ACATGTGGGGGATTTTGATCATTTGGTTGAGGAGATGATTGGCGAACAACTTGCTCTCCGAGCAGTTGTGACAAATGCGGAGCTGTTGGTTTTCACTTCCACGGAACTGCCCCTGCTTCACTGGA GATTCCAAGGCAAACACTATTTGTGGGGCATTTTTAGAGCAAAGCAGGATTCTAGTAGCTCTCAAATGGTATCGAATGGGATTAAATCTATGATGCTTCAAACTCCAGGGAATGTTTTGGATGTCAGAGATAAGATAAACCTTGTGAAAGCCAAAAATTGGGGTGCAGAGAGTCCTATGAGCCCTTTAAGCAATAGCGCAAGCCTTGCGTCTAGCAATTCCTGA